In Haloarcula limicola, the genomic stretch TCGATCCACGGGTCGAGCAGTCGCCAGCTCGCGCCGTCGAGCCCGACGACGAACGTCCGCGTCATACAGTATCTCGGTGCGACAGCCCAGATAGGTCTTTTCGTCTCCGCGCTCGCGTCGCCGTGACAAAACGCCTATATCCGATTGCCGAATTAGCGTCACACAGTGCGCACAGTCGCCGTCATCCCCGCGTACAACGAGGCCGACACCATCGGCCCGGTCGTCGACGAGACCGGCGAGTACGTCGACCGCGTCGTCGTCGTCGACGACGGGTCCAGCGACGGCACCGCCGCCATCGCCCGCGAACACGGTGCAGTCGTCGTCGAACACGTCTTCAACACCGGCGTCGGCGGGGCCGTCAGGACCGGCTACCAGTACGCCATCAAGCACGACTTCGACATGGTAGTACAGGTCGACGCCGACGGCCAGCACGACCCGGCGAAGATCCCGGAACTGCTGGAGGTCGCCAAGGACTACGACATGGTCATCGGCAGTCGGTATCTGAACGACAGCTACCAGAACTACTCGGCGACTCGCAACGTCGGCATCCGCTTTTTCACCGAGGTGGTCAACCGACTGGGCGGCATCGAGATCACCGACGTGACCAGCGGCTTCCGGGTCTATCGCGTCTCGATGCTCCGGCGCATCCTCCACCGCTCCGATAAGCACTGGGCGATCGAACAGACCCTGGAGGCCGCGAAACGGGACTTCCGCATCACCGAGGTATCGACCGAGATGCCCGTTCGGGAGGAGGGCGACTCGCAGTTCACGCTGGATACGTTCGTCCTCTACCCCGTCCGGATGACCGACACCATCCTGCGGGTCCTCCTCTTTCGCTGACCATGGCATACACGCTCGTCAACCTCATCGCGCTCGTCGTCGGCCTCGCGTTCCTGGTGAACGGCTACGTCATGGTCAAGCAGGGCCGGGAGGCCATCGCCCTGTTCGTCGTCTCGGTGGCCATCGGGTCGGGGCTCATCTTCGTCGCCGTCTTCCCGGACGTCTTCCAGGTCATCGCCACCGTCCTCGGTCTCGAACTGAAGGCGCGGGCCATCCTCGTCATCTCGAACCTGACGCTGTTCGTCGTCGCAACCTACCTGTTCAACCGCATCGGCAAGCTGTACGACCGCCTCTCGCGGCTCAACGAGGAGGTCAGCCTGCTGCGGACCGAACTCGAGGAACAGCGAGATGAGTGAGGCGGTGCTCTCGATCGACGTCGAGCTGTTCGACCAGACGCCCGCCTACCGCGCCGCCGAGGGGACGACCGACCGAGAGAACGTCGGTCTCGACAGTCTCGACTTCCTCCGCGAGACGCTGACCGACCGCAACGCGACGGCCACCTGTTTCGTCGTCTCGTCGCTGGCCGAGCGCTGTCCCGAGGCCATTCGAGCGCTCGCCGAGTCGGGCTTCGAAATCGGGTCGCACACCCACCGGCATCGCCTGCTCTCGACGCTCAGTGTCGACGAACGACGGGAGGAACTCGACCGCTCGCGGCGAATCCTGCGGGACCTCACCGGCCAGTCGGTCTCGGGCTTCCGCGCGCCGGCGTTCGACATCACTGACGACCACTTCGACCTGCTCGATGCGGCGGGATACGGCTACGACTCCAGTATCGTCGCCAGCCGGCGGATCCCGGGGTGGTACGGCGGCGAACACGACCTCCAGCGGCCGGCCTCGGCGACGGCCGTCGACCCCGGCGCGCCCGCCGATCTCGCGGAACTCCCGGCCAGCGTGATGCCTGGCCTCCGACTGCCGCTAACCGGGACGTGGCTGCGCTTCTTCGGCCCGCGCTACACGGCGCTGGGGATGCGACTGCTCGCCCGTCGCGGCATCACGCCCGTGCTGTACGTCCACCCGTGGGAACTGGCCGACCTCCCCGACGTCGAGGGCGTCCCCTCGCGCGTCTACTGGCACACCGGCGAGTGGATGCGCGAGGCGGTCGGGTACCTCCTCGACCGGCCCTTCGAGTGGACGACCGCCGAGTCGGTGGTCGAACGGCAGGTCCCGCGCGCCGGAGGAGGTGCGCGATAGCGTGGCGACGTCGCGCCGCGACCTCCTCGTCTCCGTCCTCCAGTACGGCGTCGGCATCGTCGCACTCGGCGTCCTGCTCACGCAGGTCGACTTCGGGGTCGTCGTCGACCGCCTCTCGAACACCTCACCCGCCGTCGTCGCCGCGCTCGGCGTCGTGACCGTCGCCGGACTGGTCGCCCGCTTCTACACGTGGAGTGCTATCATCTCGCCGTTCACGTCGATCGCGCTGGGGACCGCCGGTCGCATCGACCTGACGGTGAACTTCATCAACCAGTTGCTCCCCTCGCGCCTCTCGGGCCGGGTCGCCGCGCCGTTCGTCCTCCGGGCCGAGACCGGCATGGAGTACGCCGACGCGACCGCCGCCACGGGCGCACACACCGGCATCTACGCCGTCCTCTACGGCGTCGCGTCGCTGCTCGGGCTCGCCGCCGCCTACGACCGCCTCTCGACCGGCGTCCTCCTCTTGCTCGGGCTCTCGACTGGCCTCTACTTCGTCGCCGGTGCGGTCGTCCTGCTGGCCGGCGTGAACCTGACGCTGTTCGACCGCGTGGTCGAGGCGATGGCCGACCTCGCCGCGAGCGTCCCGCGCGTCGGCGCGGCTGTCGCCGAGAAAATCCGGGGGATCACGGAGATCACGTCGTCCTCGACGGACTCGTTCCGGGCCATCGTCGGGGACGCGACGGTCTGGTTCCGCTACGCCGTCGGCTGGACCGGCGCGCTGGTGGTCGCACCCGGCGTCCGGGTCTGGCTCCTCTTCGCCAGTTTCGGCGCGAGCGTCGAACCCGCCGTCCTGCTCCCGCTGTACCTCGTCGCGGCTTACAGCGTGACGCTGCTCCCGCTGACGCCCGGCGGCATCGGCGTGACCGAGGCGACGGCGACGGCGGTGTTCGTCGGACTGGGCGTCCCGAGCGACGTCGTCATCCCCGTCATCTTCGTCGACCGGTTCCTCGGCGTCTACCTCCCGGCGCTCGCGGGGTGGTATCCGTCGCTCTCGATGGACCTCTCGGTGCTGTGAACCGCCGGTTCGGCTCCCCCTCAGAACGGCGGGTTGCGCCGGGCGCTGCACTCCCCGGTGCGCTCTAAGATGACGGTGTACTGGTTAGCGGCCAGTTCCTGCTCGTCGGCGAACTGGTCGGTCTGGGGGACGACGCCGTAGCGCAGGAGGTCGACGAACGACCCCGGCGTCGCTCGCTGCGGGACGAAGTTCGGCGGCCGCTCCCCGAACTCCGCGACGATCTCGTAGCTGTACTCGCCCTCCAGTAGCCCGCGGATATATTCCGCCTGCGCCTCGCCGTTGCGGTAGTAACTGCCCTCCTTCAGATAGAGGAGGTCGCGATACCCCAGTTGGATGTACCGCGGACAGCGGACGAGGCGTTCGCCCTCCCCCTCCTCGCCGAAGGCGTGGTTGATGTCCATCCCGTGGGGAATCGCCGCGTCCTGGAAGTCCCGCCGATACACCTCCATCGTGTCGTTCTCCTCGGAGTGCTCGTTCAGCCACGCCGTCGCCTCGTCCCGGGGCATCGAGGCGAAGCCGAGGGTGCCGACGCCGGCGTAGATGCTCGTCGTCACCAACAGGAGCGCGACGGCGGGCCGGGCAATCGAGGGGTTCCATTCGTCGAACTCGCCGAGCGAGCGCGCGAGCAACAGCGCGATCAGCGGGAACGTCGGCAGCAGGTGATGGACCCGGAAGTCGTGCCACTGGCTGAACATCGCGAGGTAGAGCGCGAGCGTGAACAGGACGAGCGCGGTGCCGTACACCTCCGAGCGCCAGCGGCGGAGTCGCGCCACGCTCGCGAGGACGCCGCCGAGGGCCGCGGCGAACAGCGGCAGTCCGAGCGCGCTGAAGTACCCGCGCAGGAACCACCACCAGATAGGGGCGTCCGGTCCGGTCGGGTGACTCATCCGCGACATCGACCCGCCGAACACCCGCTCTATGAGCGGGTCGAACCCGGCGACGAGGAACGTCGGAAAGCCGAGCAGGATGGCGACGAGACCGAGCGCCGCCCCGCCGACGAGGAGGCGCGGCGCGAACAGCGCCGCCGGGAGGCTCCGTTCGTCGTCGTACGCCCAGACGAGATCCGCGCGGAAGAGGTAGGCGACAGCGATGACCGCGACGATGGGCGCGGCGGTGAGTTTGAAGGCGATGGCGACGCCGCCGAACGCCGACGCGGCGAAGAACGACGCGTCGTCGCCCGTCTTGACGAAGACGTAGAGGAGATACAGCGTCAGCAGGCTGAAGAACAGCGCGGGCATGTCCTCGCCGCCCTCGTGTGCGATGGTGAGGAAGCCGAAGGTGAGCGTCAGCAGGATGGCCGACAGCCGACCGGTGGTCCGGTCGCCCATCGCGGTCCCGAGCCGGTAGGTGAGATACACCGATCCCACGGCGAAGGCGACGTTGAACAGGCGGACGAAGACGAGGCTCCACGTCCAGACCCACCGCGGCGTCTCGTGCCACACCGGGTAGTGGCCGAACTCCCAACTGGGGAAGCCGACGGCGGTGAAGATCTCTGATTGGCCGGTCAGGAGCGCCACGAGAACCACCGGGAGCATGGCCAGCCCGAACAGGTACAGCGTCGCGCCGAAGGGCACACGGCTCCACTCGACGCCCGCCCGCAGCGACTCGAAACTCGGGTCCGCGAGCGTCGTCCCGTAGGGGACCATCGCGTCCAGTAGCCGGCTCTTCTCGTCGCGCGTCGCGAAGTTCGGGATGCGGTGCCAGAACCAGAAGCTCGTCAGGAGCGCCGCCCCGACGAGGATGTAGAGGAGGTACGGATCGGCTCCGAGGTCGTCTCGAACCTGCCGTTTCGCGCGGCCGAACAGTTGCCGTCCCGCACCGAGCATGCTCTCAGAATGCAGCAGCGCGGGTAAAAGCAAACCGGTCTCCGGTCACTCGCGACTGAGTTTTACGCGAGCACACGCTACGCGGTGCTTGCCTGTCTGCTTCGAGAGAATGACGTCCGGACGGAGTTCCACGCGAGCGAAACGAGCGTGGAGCACGTTCGAGCGCAAGCGCTCGAACGAGATTTGAACTCGCCGAGACGTTCCGGGCATGCGGCGCTTCGCGCCGTTCCGGGGCTGCGACTCGTCTGCTCAAATCTCCGCAGAACGCATAACCACTCACGGAGGCGAGCGACAGAGCAGTCGCTCGCCGAGTAGTTCGCGGAAATGTAGCGTCCGGACGGAGATTTGAACTCCGGTCCCTGGCTCCGCAAGCCAAGAGGATAGTCCACTACCCTATCCGGACTCATATGGACGGAGGATGGTCGGTATGAAAAGGGTGACGGTTCGACCCCCGCCACGCGACGGGAGCGCACACCACGCTCAAAGGCCGGTTTGAACCAACGCAAAGCCCATCCTTCATCCGACAGATGAACGCGTATGGAGCGCAGAGCCCTC encodes the following:
- a CDS encoding glycosyltransferase family 2 protein; amino-acid sequence: MRTVAVIPAYNEADTIGPVVDETGEYVDRVVVVDDGSSDGTAAIAREHGAVVVEHVFNTGVGGAVRTGYQYAIKHDFDMVVQVDADGQHDPAKIPELLEVAKDYDMVIGSRYLNDSYQNYSATRNVGIRFFTEVVNRLGGIEITDVTSGFRVYRVSMLRRILHRSDKHWAIEQTLEAAKRDFRITEVSTEMPVREEGDSQFTLDTFVLYPVRMTDTILRVLLFR
- a CDS encoding DUF2304 domain-containing protein, encoding MAYTLVNLIALVVGLAFLVNGYVMVKQGREAIALFVVSVAIGSGLIFVAVFPDVFQVIATVLGLELKARAILVISNLTLFVVATYLFNRIGKLYDRLSRLNEEVSLLRTELEEQRDE
- a CDS encoding polysaccharide deacetylase family protein yields the protein MSEAVLSIDVELFDQTPAYRAAEGTTDRENVGLDSLDFLRETLTDRNATATCFVVSSLAERCPEAIRALAESGFEIGSHTHRHRLLSTLSVDERREELDRSRRILRDLTGQSVSGFRAPAFDITDDHFDLLDAAGYGYDSSIVASRRIPGWYGGEHDLQRPASATAVDPGAPADLAELPASVMPGLRLPLTGTWLRFFGPRYTALGMRLLARRGITPVLYVHPWELADLPDVEGVPSRVYWHTGEWMREAVGYLLDRPFEWTTAESVVERQVPRAGGGAR
- a CDS encoding lysylphosphatidylglycerol synthase transmembrane domain-containing protein, whose amino-acid sequence is MATSRRDLLVSVLQYGVGIVALGVLLTQVDFGVVVDRLSNTSPAVVAALGVVTVAGLVARFYTWSAIISPFTSIALGTAGRIDLTVNFINQLLPSRLSGRVAAPFVLRAETGMEYADATAATGAHTGIYAVLYGVASLLGLAAAYDRLSTGVLLLLGLSTGLYFVAGAVVLLAGVNLTLFDRVVEAMADLAASVPRVGAAVAEKIRGITEITSSSTDSFRAIVGDATVWFRYAVGWTGALVVAPGVRVWLLFASFGASVEPAVLLPLYLVAAYSVTLLPLTPGGIGVTEATATAVFVGLGVPSDVVIPVIFVDRFLGVYLPALAGWYPSLSMDLSVL
- a CDS encoding ArnT family glycosyltransferase, which codes for MLGAGRQLFGRAKRQVRDDLGADPYLLYILVGAALLTSFWFWHRIPNFATRDEKSRLLDAMVPYGTTLADPSFESLRAGVEWSRVPFGATLYLFGLAMLPVVLVALLTGQSEIFTAVGFPSWEFGHYPVWHETPRWVWTWSLVFVRLFNVAFAVGSVYLTYRLGTAMGDRTTGRLSAILLTLTFGFLTIAHEGGEDMPALFFSLLTLYLLYVFVKTGDDASFFAASAFGGVAIAFKLTAAPIVAVIAVAYLFRADLVWAYDDERSLPAALFAPRLLVGGAALGLVAILLGFPTFLVAGFDPLIERVFGGSMSRMSHPTGPDAPIWWWFLRGYFSALGLPLFAAALGGVLASVARLRRWRSEVYGTALVLFTLALYLAMFSQWHDFRVHHLLPTFPLIALLLARSLGEFDEWNPSIARPAVALLLVTTSIYAGVGTLGFASMPRDEATAWLNEHSEENDTMEVYRRDFQDAAIPHGMDINHAFGEEGEGERLVRCPRYIQLGYRDLLYLKEGSYYRNGEAQAEYIRGLLEGEYSYEIVAEFGERPPNFVPQRATPGSFVDLLRYGVVPQTDQFADEQELAANQYTVILERTGECSARRNPPF